The following are encoded together in the Pectobacterium punjabense genome:
- the sapF gene encoding putrescine export ABC transporter ATP-binding protein SapF: MVEMLLEARNLTKTFRYRTGLFRRQHVEAVKSVSFTLRERQTLAIIGENGSGKSTLAKMLSGMIAPTSGELVIDDHPLHYGDYGYRSQRIRMIFQDASNALNPRQRIGQLLDVPLRLNTDLSAEARERAINQALQQVGLRPDHAYYYPHALAPGQKQRVGLARALILQPKVIVADEALASLDMSMRSQIINLMLELQEKHGISYIYVTQHLGMMKHISDQILVMQAGEVVERGSTADVLSAPLHDLTKRLIASHFGEALSADAWRRDGAQR; the protein is encoded by the coding sequence ATGGTTGAGATGCTGCTTGAAGCCCGCAACCTGACCAAGACGTTCCGCTACCGAACCGGGCTGTTCCGTCGTCAGCATGTTGAAGCGGTGAAATCCGTCAGCTTTACGCTACGTGAACGCCAGACGCTCGCTATCATCGGCGAGAACGGTTCGGGGAAATCGACGCTGGCGAAAATGCTGTCAGGGATGATCGCCCCGACGTCCGGCGAACTGGTTATCGATGATCATCCGCTGCATTACGGCGATTATGGCTATCGCAGCCAGCGCATCCGCATGATCTTTCAGGATGCGAGCAATGCGCTCAACCCGCGTCAGCGTATCGGACAACTGTTGGATGTTCCCCTGCGGCTGAATACCGACCTCAGCGCCGAAGCGCGCGAAAGAGCGATTAATCAGGCGCTACAGCAGGTCGGGTTACGACCCGATCACGCTTATTACTATCCGCATGCACTTGCGCCGGGGCAAAAACAGCGCGTCGGTCTGGCACGCGCGCTCATTCTGCAACCGAAAGTGATTGTCGCCGATGAAGCGCTGGCGTCGCTGGATATGTCTATGCGGTCACAGATTATTAATCTGATGCTGGAATTACAGGAAAAGCACGGTATCTCTTATATTTACGTGACGCAGCATCTGGGCATGATGAAGCACATCAGCGATCAGATTCTGGTGATGCAGGCAGGCGAAGTGGTCGAACGCGGCAGTACCGCCGATGTGTTGTCCGCCCCGCTCCATGACCTGACGAAACGTTTGATTGCCAGTCATTTCGGCGAAGCGCTCAGCGCGGATGCCTGGCGACGCGACGGCGCACAACGTTAA
- the fabI gene encoding enoyl-ACP reductase FabI gives MGFLTGKRILVTGVASNRSIAYGIAQAMQREGAELAFTYQNEKLKARVEGFASELGSSIVLPCDVAEDASIEALFTELANVWPNFDGFVHSIAYAPGDQLDGDYVDAVTREGFNIAHDISSYSFVAMAKACRKMLNPNSALVTLSYLGAERAIPNYNVMGLAKASLEANVRYMANAMGAQGVRVNAISAGPIRTLAASGIKDFKKMLSHCEAVTPIRRVVTIEDVGNSAAFLCSDLAAGISGEVLHVDGGFSIAAMNELELK, from the coding sequence ATGGGTTTTCTTACCGGTAAGCGCATTCTGGTAACAGGCGTTGCCAGCAACCGTTCTATTGCCTACGGTATTGCACAAGCAATGCAACGTGAAGGTGCCGAACTGGCGTTCACGTATCAGAACGAAAAATTGAAAGCACGCGTTGAAGGCTTTGCCAGCGAACTGGGTTCCAGCATCGTTCTGCCGTGTGATGTCGCTGAAGATGCGAGCATCGAGGCACTGTTTACCGAACTGGCTAACGTATGGCCTAACTTTGATGGCTTCGTGCACTCTATTGCTTACGCACCGGGTGACCAACTGGACGGTGACTACGTTGATGCCGTGACCCGTGAAGGTTTCAACATCGCTCATGATATCAGCTCTTACAGCTTCGTCGCGATGGCGAAAGCCTGCCGTAAAATGCTGAACCCGAACTCTGCACTGGTTACCCTGTCCTACCTGGGTGCCGAGCGTGCCATCCCTAACTACAACGTGATGGGTCTGGCAAAAGCCTCTCTGGAAGCAAACGTACGTTACATGGCGAACGCTATGGGTGCTCAGGGCGTGCGCGTCAACGCCATCTCTGCGGGTCCGATTCGTACACTGGCCGCATCCGGCATCAAAGACTTCAAGAAAATGCTGTCGCATTGCGAAGCCGTTACGCCAATCCGCCGTGTCGTGACCATTGAAGACGTGGGCAACTCTGCTGCGTTCCTGTGTTCCGATCTGGCTGCCGGTATCTCCGGTGAAGTTCTGCACGTTGACGGCGGCTTCAGCATCGCTGCAATGAACGAGCTGGAACTGAAGTAA
- a CDS encoding DUF6331 family protein produces the protein MALIKENFISIGDDDCIVLPDLTGRYQQAVNVDYLLEGLLPLLRRIETECMAACCGFDAFDFYAETLYATARKQEPAAFGPMLHNAIEQITLLDTTVVSSRVLNGLADKQAFIALLQHILTSLPQGNE, from the coding sequence ATGGCGCTTATTAAGGAAAATTTTATCTCGATAGGAGATGACGACTGCATTGTCTTGCCTGATTTAACGGGACGGTATCAGCAGGCTGTTAATGTTGATTACCTGCTCGAAGGATTGTTACCTTTATTGCGACGTATTGAAACCGAGTGTATGGCTGCCTGCTGCGGCTTTGATGCCTTTGATTTTTATGCTGAGACGCTCTATGCCACCGCACGCAAACAGGAACCAGCAGCATTCGGCCCTATGTTGCACAATGCTATTGAGCAGATCACATTACTGGACACCACGGTGGTATCCAGCCGCGTGCTGAATGGTTTGGCAGATAAACAAGCCTTTATTGCTTTGTTGCAGCATATTCTTACCAGCTTGCCACAAGGAAACGAGTAA
- a CDS encoding FAD:protein FMN transferase → MPSVDNAYVYSIHLMGSPILLKLFVHDETAVRQVFHRIKQLEDLLTVNRAQSEVMSINHAAGKAFVSVSSIVFALIKRAKTVSLLENSRFNVAIGPVVKLWKIGFSGSTVPDRESIDRALALTDPERIILREQDCAVLLEKAGMEIDLGAIAKGYIADIVRDVLHQHAIQDALINLGGNVLAIGSALTDEQGLWSVGLQKPFADRDSLLGVIKVKNKSVVTSGVYERFFTVHDRIYHHILDPRTGYPLDNELHSVTVISNDSLDGDIYTTLLYGMGVDAGIKFLQHQPDIEAIFVTKAREIIFSSQRHYRFELLDKDYSVMVL, encoded by the coding sequence ATGCCTTCTGTCGATAACGCGTACGTCTATTCCATTCACCTAATGGGCAGCCCCATTTTGCTCAAACTGTTTGTCCATGATGAAACCGCCGTCAGGCAAGTTTTCCATCGCATCAAGCAGCTTGAAGATTTGCTCACCGTTAATCGAGCGCAGTCGGAAGTGATGAGCATCAACCACGCGGCGGGGAAAGCATTCGTTTCGGTAAGCTCGATTGTCTTTGCGCTGATTAAGCGCGCTAAAACGGTAAGTCTGCTTGAAAATAGTCGCTTTAACGTGGCGATCGGCCCTGTCGTCAAACTCTGGAAAATCGGTTTTAGCGGCAGCACGGTGCCTGACAGGGAATCGATAGATCGGGCGCTGGCATTAACCGATCCCGAACGCATTATCCTTAGAGAGCAAGACTGTGCCGTATTGTTAGAAAAAGCAGGAATGGAGATCGACCTGGGCGCGATTGCGAAAGGTTATATTGCCGATATCGTCAGGGACGTACTGCATCAACACGCTATTCAGGATGCACTGATTAATCTGGGAGGCAATGTGCTGGCTATCGGCAGTGCGTTGACGGATGAACAAGGGCTATGGAGCGTGGGATTGCAGAAACCTTTTGCGGATCGCGATAGCCTGCTCGGTGTGATTAAGGTGAAGAATAAATCCGTGGTGACATCCGGTGTCTATGAGCGCTTTTTCACCGTGCACGATCGTATCTATCATCATATTCTCGACCCGCGTACGGGTTATCCGCTTGATAATGAACTGCACAGCGTGACGGTTATTTCGAACGATTCCCTCGATGGTGATATCTATACGACATTGCTCTACGGCATGGGCGTGGACGCAGGTATCAAGTTTTTACAACACCAGCCGGATATTGAAGCGATATTTGTGACAAAAGCGCGAGAGATTATCTTTTCTTCTCAGCGACATTATAGGTTTGAATTGCTGGATAAGGATTATTCGGTGATGGTGTTGTGA
- a CDS encoding flavocytochrome c has translation MKNNHHDLFAAFTLPNGATLKNRVLMAPMTTCSGFYDGSVTKELVEYYQLRAGSIGTVIVECCFIDDKGLAFPGAIGIDNDDKIAGLAKIATAIKEKGSTAILQIYHGGRMVEPRFIGGATPVAPSAIAAPRAGAIVPVALSGDEVEAMIGKFGDAVHRAIQAGFDGVEIHGANTYLIQQFYSPHSNQRSDQWGGSRDKRAAFPLAVLDIAHDVAGKYADPSFIIGYRFSPEEIEEPGIHFDDSLYLLEKLAARGLDYVHFSMGNILRSSIIETNDPTPLIKKYVARRSATLAAIPVIGVGDIVNQADAEAALEKGYDLIAVGRACIAYPDWTDCIAQQKKLDLYIASDKREALMIPEPLWRFSLVEAMIRDVNLTGKKFKSGVYQENVQDECGELQITVHFEQNRVADIALGNSEIDDSLKISFEIIRERILDTNSPHVDAVTGATAQSEAIKKAVTKAMVKSSKDAIIADGGNPDARREADVVVIGSGGSGLAAAIQASEEGARVIVIEKMPVIGGNTIKASAGMNAAGTVFQQNKGIEDSHALFYNETLKSGKQKNNPTLVQYFVDHASDAINWLAQHDIELSDITTTGGMSVDRTHRPANGAAVGGYLVSGLIKNLNKYNIEVLLETSVTEIVQEKGKVSAVRVVNDEQEVSLIATKAVIVATGGFSANQAMVESYRPDLKGFVTTNHKGATGGGIRLLEQIGADTVDMGEIQTHPTVEQTTSYLISESIRGGGAILVSQRGERFFNEMETRDNVSSAIVNLPEEYAYILFDEQVRNRNRAVEEYVAQGLTVSASSVAELAEKLDIPQAALQATLERYNTFIADKHDEDFGRSTGMRDPLNQAPYYAIKVAPGVHHTMGGVTINAKAEVLNRHKETISGAYAAGEVVGGIHGANRIGGNAVADIIIFGIQAGIQAAAYARAPRHSGFLPAKARKAKFVKSTDNIAEKQSAMME, from the coding sequence ATGAAGAATAATCACCATGATTTATTTGCCGCTTTTACACTCCCCAACGGTGCGACGCTGAAAAATCGGGTACTGATGGCCCCCATGACCACCTGTAGTGGGTTTTACGATGGGAGCGTAACCAAAGAGCTGGTGGAATATTATCAGCTCAGAGCTGGCAGCATCGGCACCGTGATTGTGGAGTGTTGTTTTATTGATGACAAAGGGTTGGCCTTTCCCGGTGCGATAGGGATCGACAACGACGATAAAATTGCCGGACTCGCCAAAATTGCGACAGCGATTAAAGAAAAAGGCTCGACGGCGATCCTGCAAATTTATCATGGCGGCCGTATGGTTGAGCCGCGTTTCATTGGCGGTGCGACGCCAGTTGCCCCTAGCGCCATCGCGGCACCGCGCGCGGGTGCCATCGTTCCGGTCGCGTTGTCAGGTGATGAAGTTGAAGCGATGATTGGGAAGTTTGGTGATGCCGTCCATCGCGCCATTCAGGCGGGTTTCGATGGTGTAGAAATTCACGGAGCCAACACCTACCTGATCCAGCAATTTTATTCCCCTCACTCTAATCAGCGCTCAGATCAATGGGGCGGCAGCCGTGACAAACGCGCGGCGTTTCCGCTTGCCGTTCTGGATATTGCCCATGACGTCGCCGGTAAGTACGCCGATCCGTCCTTTATCATCGGCTATCGCTTCTCGCCAGAAGAAATCGAAGAACCGGGCATTCATTTTGATGATTCGCTCTACCTGCTGGAAAAACTGGCGGCGCGCGGACTGGATTACGTCCACTTCTCGATGGGCAATATCTTGCGCTCATCGATTATCGAGACAAACGATCCGACACCGCTGATTAAAAAATATGTTGCGCGTCGTTCTGCGACATTAGCGGCGATTCCGGTTATTGGCGTAGGAGATATTGTCAATCAAGCCGATGCCGAGGCGGCGTTAGAAAAGGGTTACGACCTGATTGCCGTTGGCAGAGCCTGTATCGCTTATCCAGACTGGACGGATTGTATTGCCCAACAGAAAAAACTCGATCTGTATATTGCCAGCGATAAACGTGAAGCATTAATGATTCCCGAACCGCTGTGGCGTTTTTCATTAGTCGAAGCCATGATTCGGGACGTAAATTTAACCGGTAAGAAATTTAAATCTGGGGTGTATCAGGAAAATGTTCAGGACGAATGTGGCGAACTGCAAATTACCGTCCATTTCGAGCAAAATCGAGTCGCCGATATTGCGCTGGGTAATAGCGAGATTGATGATTCGCTGAAAATCAGTTTTGAAATTATTCGCGAACGCATTCTGGATACCAACAGTCCGCACGTTGATGCTGTTACGGGCGCAACGGCGCAAAGTGAAGCGATTAAAAAAGCCGTCACTAAGGCGATGGTGAAATCGAGCAAAGACGCCATTATTGCCGATGGCGGTAACCCAGATGCGCGCCGAGAAGCGGACGTCGTGGTGATTGGCAGCGGTGGCTCGGGGTTGGCGGCGGCGATTCAGGCCAGCGAAGAGGGCGCGCGCGTTATCGTCATTGAAAAGATGCCCGTCATCGGCGGCAATACCATCAAGGCTTCGGCTGGTATGAACGCGGCGGGTACTGTCTTCCAGCAAAATAAAGGTATTGAAGATAGCCATGCGCTGTTTTATAACGAAACGCTGAAAAGCGGAAAGCAGAAAAATAACCCAACGCTGGTGCAATATTTTGTCGATCACGCCTCTGACGCGATTAACTGGCTGGCGCAGCACGATATTGAGCTGAGCGACATCACCACGACGGGCGGCATGAGCGTGGACAGAACACATCGGCCTGCCAACGGCGCAGCGGTGGGCGGTTATCTGGTCAGCGGGCTGATTAAGAACCTCAATAAATACAATATTGAGGTGCTGCTGGAAACGTCGGTAACCGAAATTGTGCAGGAGAAGGGCAAGGTTAGTGCCGTCAGAGTCGTCAATGATGAACAGGAAGTGAGCCTGATTGCGACAAAAGCGGTGATTGTCGCGACAGGCGGTTTTAGTGCCAATCAGGCGATGGTGGAGTCATACCGCCCAGACCTAAAAGGCTTCGTCACCACCAACCATAAAGGCGCAACGGGTGGCGGCATTCGTCTGCTGGAGCAGATCGGCGCGGATACGGTGGACATGGGGGAAATTCAAACCCATCCGACGGTTGAACAGACGACGTCTTATCTGATCTCCGAATCCATTCGCGGCGGTGGCGCTATTCTGGTGTCGCAGCGTGGAGAACGTTTCTTTAACGAAATGGAGACGCGGGATAACGTCTCGTCCGCCATCGTCAATTTGCCGGAAGAATACGCGTATATCCTGTTTGATGAACAGGTAAGAAATCGCAACCGGGCAGTTGAAGAATATGTCGCTCAAGGGCTGACCGTCAGCGCCAGCAGCGTGGCGGAACTGGCCGAGAAACTCGACATACCGCAGGCGGCTCTGCAAGCCACGCTTGAACGCTACAATACCTTTATTGCCGACAAACACGATGAGGACTTTGGTCGTTCAACGGGCATGCGCGACCCGTTGAATCAGGCACCTTACTACGCGATTAAAGTTGCGCCAGGCGTGCACCATACAATGGGCGGTGTGACGATTAACGCGAAAGCGGAAGTGTTGAACCGTCACAAAGAGACGATTTCTGGCGCTTATGCGGCAGGGGAAGTGGTGGGGGGGATTCACGGCGCGAACCGCATTGGCGGCAACGCCGTGGCGGATATCATTATCTTCGGTATTCAGGCGGGGATTCAGGCCGCGGCGTATGCTCGAGCACCGCGCCATTCCGGTTTTTTGCCTGCTAAGGCGCGTAAAGCCAAATTTGTGAAATCCACGGATAACATCGCTGAAAAACAGTCGGCTATGATGGAATAG
- a CDS encoding TIM-barrel domain-containing protein yields the protein MKTLKNWVFRHQSDDHVELLVDDRHVFRLYVLEPMLARVLIKQNGALKLNRTWSIAPQQDVPWEGRNRESSAGFSLPGFSLEQVDDTLRISTERMRITIHQPLWLVWEYRDEQGEWQPFAADRPTSAYLLNPHGDGVAHYQRRFPTERYYGLGEKAGDLERTGRRFEFRNLDAMGYNAASTDPLYKHVPFTITRRDDVSFGLFYDNLSTTWLDLGNEIDNYHLAYRRYQAEAGDLDYYLFIGPRVLDVTKAFVRLTGKTLFGPKWSLGYSGSTMHYTDAPDAQQQLMKFIALCREHHIPCDSFQLSSGYTSINNKRYVFNWNYDKVPQPEAMSQAFHDVGLKLAANIKPCLLQDHPKYDEVTAQGLFIRDSESDMPERSSFWDDEGSHLDFTNPATVAWWQENVTRQLLEKGIDSTWNDNNEYEVWDGEARCHGFGQPMAIKHIRPLMPLLMMRASLEAQQRFAPTLRPYLISRSGCAGMQRYVQTWSGDNRTNWQTLRYNTRMGVGMSLSGLFNVGHDVGGFSGDKPDAELFVRWVQNGVMHPRFTIHSWNDDHTVNEPWMYPSVTAAIRSAIELRYRLLPYFYTLLWQASADDEPMLRPTFLDHEQDRATLEETDDFMLGRDILVASVVEPEQRRRAVYLPANTSGWYDFYSGQWFSGGQTIVLDAPLERLPLMVRAGAMIPLSGRTAYVSQHEDEQREFLLFPPVAGGTDSGLLFEDDGETWQWREGNALWLRWEIRTDSQRIDITFTSEGRYQPAWKHATLRLPSGERRQLYINGVLTDTYQYQ from the coding sequence ATGAAAACGTTGAAAAATTGGGTGTTTCGTCATCAGAGCGACGACCATGTTGAACTGCTGGTGGACGATAGACATGTTTTTCGCCTTTATGTGCTGGAGCCAATGCTGGCGCGCGTGCTGATTAAGCAGAACGGTGCACTGAAGCTGAACCGTACCTGGAGCATCGCGCCGCAGCAGGATGTTCCCTGGGAGGGGCGCAACCGTGAAAGTAGCGCAGGTTTTAGCCTGCCGGGGTTTTCACTGGAACAGGTGGATGACACGCTGCGTATCAGCACCGAGCGGATGCGCATTACGATTCACCAGCCGCTGTGGCTGGTGTGGGAATATCGGGATGAACAAGGCGAATGGCAGCCGTTTGCCGCCGATAGGCCGACTAGCGCCTACCTATTGAACCCGCACGGTGATGGCGTGGCGCACTATCAGCGCCGTTTCCCGACCGAGCGCTATTATGGTCTGGGTGAAAAAGCGGGCGATCTTGAACGCACCGGACGCCGGTTTGAGTTTCGTAATCTGGATGCGATGGGCTACAACGCGGCGAGTACCGATCCGCTGTATAAGCATGTCCCGTTTACCATTACCCGACGCGACGATGTCAGCTTCGGCCTGTTTTACGATAACCTGAGCACGACCTGGCTCGATCTCGGCAATGAAATCGATAACTACCATCTGGCTTATCGACGTTATCAGGCGGAGGCGGGCGATCTCGACTATTACCTGTTCATCGGGCCGCGCGTGCTCGATGTGACAAAAGCGTTTGTGCGGCTGACGGGGAAGACGCTCTTTGGGCCAAAATGGAGCTTAGGCTACAGCGGTTCGACCATGCATTACACCGATGCGCCGGATGCGCAGCAGCAACTGATGAAATTTATTGCGCTCTGCCGTGAACACCATATTCCGTGTGATTCATTTCAACTCTCGTCGGGCTACACGTCGATTAATAATAAGCGCTATGTGTTTAACTGGAATTACGACAAAGTTCCCCAGCCGGAAGCGATGTCGCAGGCTTTCCACGATGTGGGCCTCAAGCTGGCGGCCAATATCAAACCCTGTTTACTGCAAGATCATCCGAAATACGATGAGGTGACGGCGCAAGGGCTGTTTATCCGCGATTCCGAATCTGATATGCCGGAGCGCTCCAGCTTCTGGGACGATGAAGGCTCTCATCTTGATTTCACCAACCCGGCAACGGTGGCGTGGTGGCAGGAAAACGTTACCCGGCAACTGTTGGAGAAAGGCATCGACTCGACGTGGAATGACAACAACGAGTATGAAGTCTGGGATGGTGAAGCCCGCTGTCATGGGTTCGGCCAACCGATGGCGATCAAACATATTCGTCCGTTGATGCCGCTGTTGATGATGCGCGCCTCGCTGGAGGCACAGCAGCGTTTCGCCCCGACGCTGCGTCCTTATCTGATCTCTCGTTCCGGCTGTGCGGGAATGCAGCGCTACGTGCAGACCTGGAGCGGCGATAACCGTACCAACTGGCAGACGCTGCGCTACAACACCCGAATGGGCGTTGGCATGAGCCTGTCCGGGCTGTTTAATGTCGGGCATGACGTTGGGGGCTTCTCCGGTGACAAACCGGACGCCGAGCTTTTTGTGCGCTGGGTGCAAAATGGCGTGATGCATCCGCGTTTCACCATCCATTCCTGGAATGACGATCATACGGTGAACGAACCGTGGATGTATCCCTCTGTAACGGCGGCGATACGTAGCGCTATTGAACTTCGCTATCGCCTTCTGCCGTATTTTTATACGTTGCTCTGGCAAGCCAGTGCAGACGATGAACCGATGCTGCGACCGACATTCCTCGATCACGAACAGGATCGCGCGACGCTGGAGGAAACCGATGATTTCATGCTGGGGCGAGACATTTTGGTCGCCAGCGTGGTTGAGCCAGAGCAGCGTCGGCGGGCGGTGTACCTGCCTGCGAATACCTCTGGCTGGTACGATTTTTATTCCGGCCAATGGTTCAGCGGCGGACAGACGATCGTGCTGGATGCACCGCTGGAGCGCCTGCCGCTGATGGTCAGAGCGGGCGCGATGATCCCGCTGTCGGGGCGGACGGCGTATGTCAGCCAACATGAAGACGAACAGCGCGAATTCCTGCTCTTTCCGCCTGTCGCAGGCGGTACAGATAGCGGACTGCTGTTTGAAGATGACGGAGAAACGTGGCAGTGGCGTGAAGGGAACGCGCTGTGGCTGCGTTGGGAAATTCGTACGGATAGCCAGCGGATTGATATCACGTTCACATCAGAGGGACGATATCAGCCAGCATGGAAACACGCGACGCTGCGCTTGCCGTCAGGAGAGCGGCGCCAGCTGTATATCAACGGCGTTCTCACGGATACCTATCAATACCAATAA
- a CDS encoding MFS transporter yields MSLDINPSSIATKGKRTFRNLRWWVLSLFLLGVTVNYITRNSLGILAPELKTSMGITTEQYSWIVGAFQLAYTIFQPICGWLIDVIGLKMGFMICAVIWALMCIFHAGAGSWLHLAILRFFMGASEAAATPANAKTLGEWFPKKERPIAAGWAGVGFSIGAMLAPPIIVVAHAYLGWQGAFMFTGALALMWVVLWWLFYHNPEEHPNLSREELDFIRQDNEAPPVKLPFFTALKTVSKNKRFYGIAIPAFMAEPAWAVLSFWVPLYLANERGMDLKQIAMFAWLPFLAADLGSVASGYLTRLYTRWFGCSRVNSIVASSVTGAFLMLSLALVAISKDPWVAILLISIGGFGHQVISCMLSALVVESFDKGQMATVNGMRGSFAWIASFLFSLLIGVTADKIGFNPLFVAMGFFDLIGAIFLIAFIAERRGKTRSQA; encoded by the coding sequence ATGAGTCTCGACATTAATCCGTCTTCCATCGCTACCAAAGGTAAACGGACATTCAGAAATCTGCGCTGGTGGGTGCTGAGCCTGTTTTTACTCGGCGTTACTGTTAACTACATCACGCGTAACTCGCTCGGTATTCTGGCGCCAGAACTGAAAACCAGTATGGGCATCACTACCGAGCAATACTCCTGGATTGTGGGTGCATTCCAGCTTGCGTATACCATTTTTCAGCCGATTTGTGGCTGGCTGATCGATGTCATCGGTCTGAAAATGGGCTTTATGATTTGTGCGGTGATATGGGCGTTGATGTGCATCTTCCACGCGGGGGCGGGAAGCTGGCTGCACCTTGCGATTCTACGCTTCTTTATGGGGGCGTCCGAAGCCGCTGCAACACCGGCGAACGCCAAAACCCTGGGCGAATGGTTCCCTAAGAAAGAGCGACCGATCGCGGCAGGCTGGGCTGGTGTCGGTTTTTCCATCGGCGCGATGCTGGCACCGCCCATTATCGTCGTCGCGCATGCCTATCTGGGCTGGCAGGGCGCATTTATGTTCACCGGTGCGCTGGCGCTGATGTGGGTGGTATTGTGGTGGCTGTTCTACCATAACCCGGAAGAGCACCCCAATTTAAGCCGCGAGGAGCTGGATTTCATCCGTCAGGACAATGAAGCTCCGCCGGTCAAACTGCCTTTCTTTACCGCACTGAAGACCGTTTCAAAAAACAAACGCTTTTACGGTATCGCTATTCCCGCTTTTATGGCGGAACCCGCGTGGGCCGTGCTCAGCTTTTGGGTACCGCTCTATCTGGCGAATGAACGCGGTATGGATCTGAAGCAAATTGCGATGTTTGCATGGCTGCCGTTTCTTGCCGCCGATCTGGGCAGCGTCGCCAGCGGTTACCTTACCCGACTCTACACCCGCTGGTTTGGCTGCTCGCGTGTTAACTCGATTGTAGCTAGCTCGGTCACCGGTGCGTTTCTCATGCTGTCGCTAGCGCTGGTTGCCATCAGTAAAGATCCATGGGTAGCGATTCTGCTGATTTCCATCGGCGGGTTCGGCCATCAGGTGATTTCCTGCATGTTGAGCGCACTGGTCGTGGAATCGTTCGATAAAGGGCAGATGGCAACCGTGAACGGGATGCGCGGTTCGTTTGCGTGGATTGCCAGCTTTCTGTTCTCACTGTTAATTGGCGTCACCGCCGACAAAATCGGTTTTAACCCGCTATTTGTGGCGATGGGCTTCTTCGATTTGATCGGCGCCATCTTCCTTATCGCCTTTATTGCTGAACGCCGCGGGAAAACGCGTTCACAGGCATAA
- a CDS encoding LacI family DNA-binding transcriptional regulator: MKGNLKIREIAQRTGYSISTVSRVLSGQSNTSENAKADILNCARQCGVLTDLANGRLLLNGLTIFAPPRAFDIRSDIFYHKVVQSIIDALKPHDVRVRYCGLEENDSDAALFLDKMRDPATEAALLIGIDDPYIHALAADSGKPCILINCIDRKMRLPGVAPAHRLIGEFSAHYLFEQGHHTVLTLLCLRRYTMELRLDGIRDAYQHHNLPFSTEEHLLALDNFSTADAEHAMTDFLARCPRNKWPTAILAGGDFIAVGAVNALNKAGLRVPQDVSVMSMDGFNLSAIHDVPLTSVHVPREALGEEAVRLLQYRLIRPDAPVGNLLLNGTLVIRQSVRRLRASKSVAPVQDKSLYD; this comes from the coding sequence ATGAAAGGAAACCTGAAAATCCGTGAAATCGCGCAGCGGACGGGCTACTCGATCAGTACCGTTTCACGCGTACTGTCTGGTCAGTCCAATACCAGTGAGAACGCCAAAGCGGATATTCTTAACTGTGCCAGACAGTGCGGGGTTCTGACCGATCTCGCCAACGGCCGCCTGCTGTTAAACGGGCTGACTATCTTCGCCCCGCCGCGTGCGTTTGATATTCGGTCCGACATCTTCTATCACAAAGTGGTACAGAGCATTATTGATGCCCTGAAGCCACACGATGTGCGCGTGCGATACTGCGGGTTGGAGGAAAATGACAGCGATGCGGCGCTATTTTTAGACAAAATGCGCGATCCGGCCACGGAGGCGGCGCTGCTGATTGGTATCGACGATCCCTATATTCACGCGCTGGCGGCAGACAGCGGAAAACCCTGCATATTGATTAACTGCATCGACCGCAAGATGAGGTTACCGGGTGTCGCCCCCGCGCATCGGCTCATTGGCGAGTTCTCCGCCCACTATCTCTTTGAACAGGGCCACCATACCGTGTTGACGCTGTTATGCCTGCGCCGTTACACAATGGAACTGCGCCTTGATGGCATCAGAGATGCCTATCAGCACCATAATCTTCCTTTCTCAACCGAAGAGCATTTGCTGGCGTTGGATAATTTCAGCACGGCGGATGCAGAGCACGCGATGACCGATTTTTTAGCCCGCTGCCCACGGAATAAATGGCCCACAGCGATTCTGGCTGGCGGTGATTTCATCGCGGTTGGCGCGGTGAACGCGCTGAACAAGGCTGGCTTGCGCGTCCCGCAAGACGTCTCGGTGATGAGCATGGATGGCTTCAATCTCTCCGCGATTCACGACGTGCCGCTAACCTCGGTACATGTGCCGCGTGAGGCGCTGGGTGAGGAGGCCGTCAGACTGCTGCAATATCGTCTGATTCGCCCCGACGCCCCCGTGGGCAACCTATTGCTCAACGGTACGCTAGTGATTCGCCAGTCCGTCAGACGGCTTCGCGCTAGCAAATCGGTTGCCCCAGTGCAGGACAAAAGCCTCTATGACTGA